From one Xyrauchen texanus isolate HMW12.3.18 chromosome 17, RBS_HiC_50CHRs, whole genome shotgun sequence genomic stretch:
- the LOC127658344 gene encoding zinc finger protein 420-like translates to MSDQEYVEHQYMCSECQQLFNTLEEVLVHQQIHTGGEGDEVEAIHSHEDYETGESQYQCLECGAILKNPDELLLHQELHMREAGQEVCEVTEVGAVDAETPIQYQCLECLALFDTPELWLAHRQTHSRSSTHSNLTTEAEFILQADGSVTPVQSLNVQNLVLDEQRAGQILTLAQALREHEAPSKSAAPPRSMSVPANASLPGSTSAMLRLQFCSAQAIADGSASVPLRRAKLLAPLLPADPIRMDNVSTLKLIPSSGQVNTVKNEEEEILIIHPYECSECNLLFSTPEDFLQHQGEHFLGQDKESGGIGVMVGYEDYSMVREDEGRSDGSEEGSKVGKAIGGKRTYASRSASLTFVSPSSLQCEECKRTFTTAKRLAAHLRVHEQGTHECPECDKVFKKLVSLQTHMRTHSGEARFLCVDCGHGFTTEMTLMMHRKSHTSEPLHRCPFCAKTFTNMTKFLYHRRTHRTGETAAPASQFVLAQRSPLSIIQRAKERESAWRKERQALPVTDERKELSETGTNLTVGIAVVSQSAEHAENGLYVELTDKEAQNGDNMLTDDPNISITAIVEGGGVEEGKHSISAAEIVPQLPCTMCTKRFSSQIRLLQHRRTTHTTERRFKCNICGKPFKKQIHLRNHLRTHTGERPFQCSVCGKTFSSLANLSRHGLTHTGVRPYRCDICHKSFSQSSNLRQHRQHLHSNVTPSPCPDCSATFIRPVKLVVHRFLHHPGSPAPYPCPHCSEGFLRKRQRDLHCLEEHPNLTQPNSISQDTHIGGQQASGLMDGTEQQCAPSMARPNLDCTICGKRLNSPANLRLHQLSHGLGPGRPRGSSSSTAKTHPCPVCGKLFVSASSVTLHQRVHTGERPYPCAICGKRFRQNTHLREHLRTHSGERPFRCEFCDKGFVQSMHLAEHRHTHTGERPHACSVCGKTFKTVSNLRNHRKTHTLTQKQPLHSDDTTAETNIATVAVMDASEMDLATAIPALCQQEVQLGQPQVIQIQTSNLAQTPGMPTILCNEFGETIAIIETSGDLAEAIELYHTAMEGGINMEAMTVDNLQLI, encoded by the exons ATGAGTGACCAGGAGTATGTGGAGCATCAGTATATGTGCAGTGAGTGCCAGCAGCTCTTCAATACCTTGGAGGAGGTTCTGGTGCACCAGCAGATCCACACTGGAGGAGAGGGGGATGAGGTAGAAGCCATTCACAGCCATGAGGATTATGAGACTGGGGAGAGCCAGTATCAGTGCTTGGAGTGTGGAGCTATCCTCAAGAATCCAGACGAACTGCTGCTTCATCAGGAGCTGCACATGAGGGAGGCAGGACAGG AGGTCTGTGAGGTCACAGAGGTGGGTGCTGTCGATGCAGAAACACCAATCCAGTACCAGTGTCTTGAATGCCTGGCACTTTTTGACACACCTGAACTATGGTTGGCACACAGGCAGACACACAGCAGAAGCAGTACTCATAGCAACCTGACCACTGAAGCA GAATTTATTCTTCAGGCTGATGGTTCAGTCACTCCGGTTCAGTCGCTCAATGTGCAAAATCTAGTCCTGGATGAACAGAGGGCAGGCCAGATCCTAACTTTAGCCCAG GCTCTTCGAGAGCATGAAGCCCCATCTAAGTCTGCAGCCCCTCCCAGATCTATGTCGGTGCCAGCAAATGCATCCCTGCCTGGCTCCACCTCTGCTATGCTCCGCCTACAGTTCTGCTCCGCCCAAGCTATTGCTGATGGATCTGCTTCAGTTCCTCTCCGCAGAGCTAAACTCCTTGCACCTCTCTTACCCGCTGATCCTATCAGGATGGACAATGTGTCCACTTTGAAACTCATCCCTTCCTCTGGTCAGGTGAACACTGTAAAGAACGAAGAGGAGGAAATTTTAATAATTCATCCGTATGAGTGCTCTGAGTGTAATCTGCTGTTTAGCACACCAGAGGATTTCCTTCAACACCAGGGGGAGCACTTCTTAGGCCAGGACAAGGAGAGTGGGGGCATTGGGGTGATGGTGGGGTATGAAGACTATTCTATGGTTCGAGAGGATGAAGGAAGAAGCGACGGATCAGAGGAGGGCAGTAAAGTTGGCAAAGCTATTGGTGGTAAGCGTACATACGCTTCCCGCTCCGCTAGTTTGACATTCGTTTCACCCAGCAGTCTTCAGTGTGAGGAGTGCAAAAGAACGTTCACCACAGCCAAACGGCTTGCGGCACACCTTCGTGTGCATGAACAAGGAACACATGAGTGCCCAGAGTGTGATAAAGTGTTTAAGAAATTGGTGTCACTTcagacacacatgcgcacacactctGGTGAGGCACGCTTTTTGTGTGTGGACTGTGGACATGGCTTCACCACAGAAATGACACTCATGATGCAcag GAAATCCCATACTTCTGAGCCACTGCACAGATGCCCATTTTGTGCCAAAACCTTCACCAACATGACGAAGTTCCTGTACCATCGCCGTACTCATAGAACCGGTGAGACAGCTGCGCCAGCCTCTCAG TTTGTATTGGCCCAGCGATCACCACTCTCCATCATTCAAAGAGCAAAGGAACGAGAGTCTGcatggaggaaagaaagacaGGCACTGCCTGTGACCGATGAAAGAAAAGAGCTTAGTGAAACAGGCACTAATCTCACTGTAGGTATTGCTGTGGTCTCACAGTCTGCAGAGCATGCAGAAAATGGGCTTTATGTTGAACTAACAGATAAAGAAGCCCAAAATGGAGACAATATGCTTACGGATGACCCAAACATTTCAATTACTGCCATTGTGGAAGGAGGTGGAGTGGAGGAAGGTAAACACAGCATTTCTGCTGCTGAGATAGTGCCACAATTACCTTGCACTATGTGTACAAAAAGATTCTCCTCGCAGATCCGTCTGTTGCAGCACCGTCGAACCACTCACACCACTGAAAGACGTTTTAAATGCAACATCTGCGGGAAACCGTTTAAGAAGCAGATCCATCTGCGGAACCACCTGCGCACGCACACCGGCGAGCGTCCGTTCCAATGCAGCGTGTGTGGAAAGACCTTCTCATCTCTTGCTAATCTTTCCCGCCATGGACTCACACACACTGGAGTCCGTCCCTACAGGTGTGACATTTGCCACAAATCCTTCAGCCAATCTTCTAATCTCCGTCAACACCGTCAGCATCTTCACAGCAATGTCACACCTTCACCCTGTCCAGACTGCTCTGCTACGTTTATCCGTCCTGTTAAACTTGTAGTACACCGTTTTCTTCATCACCCAGGGTCACCAGCACCTTACCCCTGCCCACACTGTTCTGAGGGGTTCTTGCGCAAGCGCCAACGAGACCTACATTGTCTAGAGGAACATCCTAACCTAACACAGCCGAACAGCATCTCCCAGGACACCCACATTGGAGGTCAGCAGGCATCAGGTTTGATGGATGGTACTGAGCAGCAGTGTGCTCCTTCGATGGCAAGACCCAATCTGGATTGCACGATCTGTGGTAAGCGCTTAAACTCTCCTGCAAATCTTCGCCTGCATCAGCTAAGTCACGGACTTGGGCCCGGCAGGCCACGAGGCTCCAGCTCGTCTACTGCGAAGACTCACCCTTGCCCAGTGTGTGGAAAGCTGTTTGTTTCTGCCTCGAGTGTCACACTGCATCAGAGGGTTCATACTGGTGAGCGTCCATATCCTTGTGCAATCTGCGGCAAGCGGTTTCGACAGAACACACACCTGCGTGAGCACCTTCGCACACATTCGGGTGAGCGTCCATTTCGGTGCGAGTTCTGCGACAAAGGCTTCGTGCAGAGCATGCATCTGGCAGAACACCGGCATACACACACAGGTGAGAGGCCACATGCTTGCAGTGTATGTGGAAAGACCTTCAAGACTGTCTCAAACCTTAGGAACCATCGTAAGACCCACACTCTTACACAAAAACAACCATTGCACAGTGATGATACTACTGCAGAAACCAATATAGCAACCGTTGCTGTTATGGATGCTTCTGAAATGGACCTTGCAACAGCAATACCGGCTCTTTGCCAACAGGAAGTGCAGCTTGGACAGCCCCAAGTCATTCAGATACAGACATCTAATCTGGCACAG ACACCGGGTATGCCTACTATATTGTGTAATGAGTTTGGAGAGACTATAGCCATCATAGAGACAAGTGGAGACCTGGCAGAGGCCATAGAGCTGTACCACACAGCAATGGAAGGGGGCATCAACATGGAAGCCATGACTGTGGACAACCTGCAGTTGATATGA